In Clostridium sp. DL-VIII, the following proteins share a genomic window:
- a CDS encoding YcdB/YcdC domain-containing protein, whose translation MKLKKASIISGITLICLLIAVGIILYNFIGPGAKDIKASKEFMAKLYLINAVSTEQNLNSIKYKRNRIVNNQDELIYRSIVTKNFGIDLDKNNNVIGFAKKEIPINETKINIQDAKNLAEEYLKNIYDDNIVLKSIKNDDDSKSLPYYSFIYTKEKNGYPFYFDEIKVNIDKETGFLDGYSNSTMQRECKEPVINISDTEAKKIAIDAFDNYNKEGAARAETNLVYADNKMDKGASPVYEVCYIITVDGKNDKDDNVSWKVFVSSENGNVLNILKDGAEKKVIAN comes from the coding sequence ATGAAATTAAAAAAAGCTAGTATTATAAGTGGAATAACTCTAATTTGCCTTCTTATAGCTGTAGGCATAATACTTTACAATTTTATTGGACCAGGTGCAAAGGATATTAAGGCTTCTAAAGAATTTATGGCCAAGTTGTACTTGATAAATGCAGTAAGTACTGAACAAAATTTAAATTCTATAAAATATAAAAGAAATAGAATAGTAAATAACCAAGATGAATTAATTTATAGGAGTATAGTTACTAAAAATTTTGGGATTGATTTAGATAAAAATAATAATGTAATAGGCTTTGCAAAAAAAGAAATACCAATTAATGAAACTAAAATTAACATACAAGATGCAAAGAATTTAGCAGAAGAATACTTAAAGAACATTTATGATGATAATATAGTATTAAAGTCAATCAAGAATGATGACGATTCGAAAAGTTTACCATATTATTCGTTTATATATACAAAAGAGAAAAATGGATATCCATTTTATTTTGATGAAATAAAAGTGAATATTGACAAGGAAACTGGTTTTTTAGATGGATATTCTAACTCCACAATGCAGAGGGAATGTAAAGAACCTGTAATAAACATTTCTGATACAGAAGCGAAGAAGATAGCTATAGATGCCTTCGATAATTATAATAAAGAAGGTGCTGCTAGGGCGGAAACCAATTTAGTTTATGCAGATAATAAGATGGACAAGGGCGCAAGTCCGGTATATGAAGTTTGCTATATAATAACTGTAGATGGTAAAAATGATAAAGATGACAATGTGAGTTGGAAAGTATTTGTGAGTTCTGAAAATGGAAATGTATTAAATATATTAAAAGACGGAGCAGAGAAAAAAGTAATAGCAAATTAG
- the ndk gene encoding nucleoside-diphosphate kinase, protein MIERSVVLIKPDGVERNIIGNILSCYEDNGLKIVELKLMKATKEIAERHYSQHKGKDFYEELITFITRGPLCAMILKGEDAVAKIRKINGATSPSDAEEGTIRHRYARSKTENCVHASDNIESANEEMKLWFSEVKNIDELLNY, encoded by the coding sequence ATGATTGAGAGAAGTGTAGTATTAATTAAGCCAGACGGGGTAGAAAGGAATATAATAGGCAATATTTTAAGCTGTTATGAAGATAATGGATTAAAAATAGTGGAATTAAAATTAATGAAAGCTACAAAAGAAATTGCTGAAAGGCATTATTCTCAACACAAAGGAAAAGATTTTTATGAAGAGCTTATAACATTCATTACTAGAGGTCCTTTATGTGCGATGATACTAAAAGGAGAAGATGCAGTAGCTAAGATCCGTAAGATCAATGGAGCAACAAGTCCAAGTGATGCGGAAGAAGGAACTATAAGACATAGATATGCTAGAAGCAAAACAGAAAATTGCGTTCATGCCTCTGATAATATTGAAAGCGCTAATGAAGAAATGAAGCTTTGGTTTTCAGAAGTAAAAAATATAGATGAACTATTAAATTATTAA
- a CDS encoding acylphosphatase, with protein MLRYLIIAKGRVQGVGFRYFAELTAYKLNLTGWCKNLMDGAVEIEIQGLEKNVLSFISAIKAGNNFSRIEDLDLSRIDLIENEKKFTIKY; from the coding sequence ATGCTTAGATATTTAATAATTGCTAAAGGACGAGTACAAGGCGTTGGTTTTCGCTATTTTGCAGAGCTTACAGCTTATAAGCTAAATTTAACTGGCTGGTGTAAGAACCTTATGGATGGAGCTGTAGAAATTGAAATACAAGGTTTAGAAAAAAATGTTCTTTCATTTATTTCCGCCATAAAAGCTGGTAACAATTTTTCTAGAATTGAAGATCTTGACCTAAGCAGAATTGATTTAATAGAAAATGAGAAGAAGTTTACAATTAAATATTAA
- a CDS encoding phosphatase: MKYALDVHTHTIASGHAYSTLMENAKAASEKGIKVLGTTEHGITMPHSPHIWYFNNYKVLPREMYGVIMLYGTEANIIDYDGNLDMDDLTLGKLDIVIGSIHDEVYKVGSIEENTRAFINVIKSGKVDIIGHLGNPEVPVDFEKIIKCAIENHVLIEINNSSFTTSRIGSLSNCTKIASLCKKHNAELIINSDAHFCTKIGEFSEAVNMLESIEFPEELIINKDPNELLLRLKKKGKLKDLDIK; encoded by the coding sequence ATGAAATATGCATTAGATGTACATACTCACACAATAGCTAGTGGGCATGCTTACTCCACTTTAATGGAAAATGCTAAAGCAGCATCAGAAAAAGGAATTAAGGTACTTGGAACTACAGAACATGGAATTACAATGCCACATTCTCCACATATTTGGTATTTTAATAATTACAAAGTTTTACCTAGAGAAATGTATGGCGTTATTATGCTATATGGTACAGAAGCTAATATAATCGATTATGATGGGAATTTAGATATGGATGATCTTACACTAGGTAAGCTAGACATTGTAATTGGAAGCATACATGACGAGGTCTATAAGGTCGGGAGTATTGAAGAAAATACAAGAGCCTTTATAAATGTTATAAAGAGTGGAAAGGTAGATATAATAGGACATTTAGGAAATCCAGAAGTTCCAGTTGATTTTGAAAAGATAATAAAATGTGCCATTGAAAATCATGTTTTAATTGAAATTAATAATAGTTCATTTACAACATCTAGAATAGGAAGCTTAAGCAATTGTACCAAGATAGCATCATTATGCAAAAAACATAATGCTGAGCTAATAATAAATAGTGATGCACACTTTTGCACAAAGATAGGAGAATTTTCAGAAGCAGTAAATATGTTAGAATCTATAGAATTCCCAGAAGAACTCATAATAAATAAGGATCCAAATGAATTGTTACTTAGATTAAAGAAAAAAGGAAAGTTAAAAGATCTAGATATAAAATAG
- a CDS encoding Cof-type HAD-IIB family hydrolase: MIRLIATDMDGTLLDENGHLPEGFTEILNRLNAKNIKLVIASGRPYYTLQTNFGPVGRHLSFICENGALVVDNNKIIYESAIDKNLVTEVLNSAKAIEGNAVVLCAANCAYIEDCSEEHLAEIKKYYTNIERVDNLANVTDDIIKVTICNLNNSFENLNNIFKPKFDDKLNVVGSGDIWIDISNNGVNKGLALKNLMEADDISREETMAFGDYYNDIEMLEQAEYSFVMENSPEDMKKHGKYIAASNIEHGVLRAIVEYAL; this comes from the coding sequence ATGATTAGATTAATTGCAACAGATATGGATGGAACATTATTAGATGAAAATGGTCATTTACCAGAAGGCTTTACCGAAATACTAAATCGCTTAAACGCTAAAAATATAAAATTAGTTATTGCCAGTGGAAGACCTTATTACACATTACAAACAAACTTTGGACCTGTTGGAAGACATTTATCTTTCATATGTGAAAATGGAGCTTTAGTTGTGGATAATAATAAAATAATATATGAAAGTGCTATCGATAAAAATCTTGTTACAGAAGTACTTAATTCTGCAAAAGCTATCGAAGGAAATGCTGTTGTCTTATGTGCAGCAAATTGTGCTTACATAGAGGATTGTTCTGAAGAACATTTAGCCGAAATAAAAAAATATTATACAAACATAGAACGTGTAGATAACTTAGCAAATGTTACTGATGATATAATTAAAGTTACTATTTGCAATTTAAATAATTCTTTTGAAAATTTGAATAACATCTTTAAACCTAAATTTGACGATAAATTAAATGTAGTAGGTTCTGGAGATATCTGGATTGATATCTCAAATAACGGTGTAAATAAAGGGCTTGCGTTAAAAAATTTAATGGAAGCTGACGATATATCCAGAGAGGAAACTATGGCTTTCGGAGATTACTATAATGATATAGAAATGCTTGAACAAGCAGAATATAGCTTTGTAATGGAGAATTCTCCTGAAGATATGAAAAAACATGGAAAATATATAGCTGCAAGCAATATAGAACATGGTGTTTTAAGAGCTATAGTTGAATACGCACTTTAG
- a CDS encoding DNA polymerase IV yields MKNQILHVDMDAFFASVEQRDNPELKGKPVIVGGVSERGVVSTCSYEARKFGVHSAMPMFMAREKCPNGIFVSGRYGRYSKVSQEIFKILNEVTPLVEPVSIDEGFLDLSEGKIKDGMEAARYIKNRVFKEIGLTISVGISYNKFLAKLASDWNKPNGIKEISKEMIPDILFPLPISQIHGLGKVSAAKLNNMGIYYIKDLYNMPKEFYIEYFGKNGMDIYDRIRGIDNRKVEIVRERKSVGKETTLKFDTKNKEELIEYIKEFSFEIEEILNRKNILGKTVTLKFKTKNFENHTRSKTLNNYIGNQKEIFKVAEELLESEELNEEVRLIGVSISSFKEQEMEQISLF; encoded by the coding sequence ATGAAAAATCAAATATTACATGTAGATATGGATGCTTTTTTTGCTTCTGTTGAGCAAAGAGACAATCCAGAACTTAAAGGTAAACCAGTTATCGTTGGTGGTGTAAGTGAAAGAGGGGTTGTATCTACGTGCTCTTATGAAGCGAGGAAGTTTGGAGTACATTCAGCTATGCCAATGTTTATGGCTAGAGAAAAATGTCCAAATGGAATTTTTGTATCAGGGAGATATGGCAGATATTCTAAGGTTTCTCAAGAAATATTTAAGATATTAAATGAAGTAACACCATTAGTGGAACCAGTATCTATTGATGAAGGCTTCTTAGATTTATCAGAAGGAAAGATCAAGGATGGAATGGAAGCTGCAAGATATATAAAAAATAGAGTTTTTAAGGAAATTGGATTAACTATATCTGTTGGAATATCCTATAATAAGTTTTTGGCAAAGCTCGCTTCAGATTGGAATAAACCAAATGGAATTAAGGAAATAAGTAAAGAAATGATTCCAGATATACTTTTTCCTCTTCCAATATCTCAAATTCATGGTCTAGGAAAAGTATCAGCAGCTAAATTAAATAACATGGGCATTTATTATATAAAGGATTTATATAATATGCCTAAAGAATTTTACATCGAATATTTCGGAAAAAATGGAATGGATATATATGATAGAATTAGAGGAATTGATAATAGAAAAGTTGAAATTGTGCGTGAAAGAAAATCTGTTGGAAAAGAAACGACACTAAAATTTGACACGAAAAATAAAGAAGAGCTCATTGAATACATAAAGGAATTTTCTTTTGAGATAGAGGAAATTTTAAATAGAAAAAATATTCTTGGAAAGACTGTAACTTTGAAGTTTAAGACTAAGAATTTTGAAAATCATACAAGAAGTAAAACTCTAAATAATTATATTGGAAATCAAAAAGAAATTTTTAAAGTTGCAGAAGAATTATTAGAAAGTGAAGAACTAAATGAAGAAGTAAGATTAATAGGAGTCAGCATATCCTCATTTAAAGAGCAAGAAATGGAGCAGATAAGCCTTTTCTAG
- a CDS encoding cation-translocating P-type ATPase, translating into MIQEKELTSGLSTKEAEKRIKEFGLNELKHHNKTSAVKIFLSQFNDFIVWVLIASTIISGIIGDKADAITILIIVVINAVLGFVQEFRTEKSLEALKELAAPTCKVLRDSSIKIINSIYLTIGDIVILEAGDRIPADGFFIESSGIVVDESLLTGESVGVNKESSKYDTITKKTKIESNKDKDKKKLKKNNEGFMGTTVVKGKGLFKVDCIGMNTEMGKIADLIQNIEEEKSPLNKRLDSLGKILVIICVIICAIVTIMGIIRGNDITEMFLLGVSLAVAAIPEGLAAIVTVSLALGVSRMLKKNALVRKLPAVETLGCTSIICSDKTGTLTQNKMTVKEVYLNGRIHELEREKLSDYSKFMKALVYCNDCNYDFTKKNMNEALHGDPTETALISMFFNDVNNLESFVNNADRVFDIPFDSTRKMMSVVTKEGDKETCYVKGAPERVIERCNFILENNKIKPFTYQKKKQVIEFVMAMSSRALRCIAAAYKEENLSKGDNLEQNLIFIGIAGSIDPPREEARDAVLKCKLAGIKPVMITGDHQNTALAIAKSLNICSSAEQVMTGEEIEEISDLELEEKIKKVRVFARVSPNHKLRIVRAFKKKGNIVAMTGDGVNDAPAIKESDIGVAMGISGTDVTKEASSMILMDDNFSTIVSAVEEGRIIYDNIRKFIRYLLSCNLGEVLTMFLATVFYLPNPLSPIQILLVNLATDGLPAIALGVDPPEQDIMRQPPREKKESIFARGLVEKITIRGSLIGLCTLLSFMVGRYYRMNLETCRTIALCTLIMSQLIHVFECRSERHSIFQIKLLTNPYLVAAVSISMILMCSVLYVPFLQEIFHTVALSVKQWLIVIFFSGIIALINSVYLLIKTK; encoded by the coding sequence GTGATACAGGAAAAAGAGTTGACATCTGGTCTCAGTACGAAGGAAGCGGAAAAGAGAATTAAAGAATTTGGACTTAATGAATTGAAGCACCATAATAAGACTTCAGCAGTTAAAATATTCTTATCTCAATTTAATGATTTTATTGTGTGGGTATTAATAGCGTCTACAATAATTTCAGGGATTATAGGAGATAAAGCAGACGCAATAACTATACTTATAATAGTAGTTATTAATGCAGTACTAGGATTTGTTCAAGAGTTTAGAACAGAAAAGTCCCTAGAGGCATTGAAGGAATTAGCTGCTCCAACCTGCAAGGTATTAAGAGATTCAAGCATAAAGATAATTAATTCAATTTATTTGACAATAGGAGATATTGTAATTTTGGAAGCTGGAGATAGAATACCAGCAGATGGATTCTTTATTGAAAGTTCTGGAATAGTAGTTGATGAATCGTTACTAACTGGAGAATCGGTTGGTGTAAATAAAGAGTCCAGTAAATATGATACCATCACTAAGAAAACAAAAATAGAAAGTAATAAAGACAAAGATAAGAAAAAACTAAAGAAAAATAATGAAGGATTTATGGGGACTACTGTTGTAAAAGGAAAAGGCTTATTTAAGGTTGACTGTATAGGAATGAACACAGAAATGGGAAAGATAGCAGATTTAATTCAAAATATTGAAGAAGAAAAGTCTCCATTAAATAAGAGATTAGATTCATTAGGTAAAATATTAGTAATCATATGTGTCATAATATGTGCAATTGTCACTATAATGGGAATAATAAGAGGGAATGATATAACAGAAATGTTCTTGCTTGGAGTTAGTCTTGCAGTAGCAGCAATTCCAGAAGGCTTAGCAGCTATTGTCACAGTTTCATTAGCACTTGGGGTATCAAGAATGCTTAAGAAGAATGCACTTGTTAGGAAACTTCCTGCAGTAGAAACATTGGGCTGTACATCAATAATATGTTCTGATAAGACTGGAACTCTAACTCAAAATAAAATGACAGTAAAAGAAGTTTATTTAAATGGAAGAATTCATGAACTTGAAAGAGAAAAATTAAGTGATTATTCAAAGTTTATGAAGGCTCTTGTATATTGTAATGATTGTAATTACGACTTTACTAAAAAAAATATGAATGAAGCACTTCATGGAGATCCAACAGAAACAGCATTAATAAGTATGTTTTTTAACGATGTAAATAACTTAGAGAGTTTCGTAAATAATGCTGATAGAGTATTTGATATACCCTTTGATTCAACAAGAAAGATGATGTCAGTTGTAACGAAGGAAGGAGACAAAGAAACTTGTTACGTAAAAGGTGCTCCAGAAAGGGTAATAGAAAGGTGTAATTTCATATTAGAAAATAATAAGATTAAACCGTTCACATATCAAAAGAAAAAGCAAGTAATAGAATTTGTCATGGCAATGTCATCAAGAGCTTTAAGATGCATAGCAGCAGCATATAAAGAAGAAAATTTAAGTAAGGGAGATAATCTAGAGCAAAACTTGATTTTTATAGGTATAGCAGGGAGCATAGATCCTCCAAGGGAGGAAGCAAGGGATGCAGTTTTAAAATGTAAGCTTGCAGGAATAAAACCAGTTATGATAACAGGAGATCATCAAAATACTGCCCTTGCAATAGCTAAATCATTAAATATATGCAGTAGTGCAGAGCAGGTTATGACAGGTGAAGAAATAGAGGAAATAAGTGACTTAGAATTAGAAGAAAAGATAAAGAAGGTTAGAGTTTTTGCAAGAGTCTCACCTAATCATAAGTTAAGAATTGTAAGGGCCTTTAAGAAAAAAGGAAATATTGTTGCTATGACTGGAGATGGTGTAAATGATGCACCAGCTATTAAAGAGTCTGATATAGGAGTTGCAATGGGGATATCAGGTACGGATGTAACAAAAGAAGCATCTTCCATGATTTTAATGGATGATAATTTTTCTACCATAGTTTCAGCTGTAGAAGAAGGAAGAATAATATATGATAACATAAGAAAGTTCATTAGATATTTATTATCATGTAATCTTGGAGAGGTGCTCACAATGTTTTTGGCAACAGTATTCTATTTGCCAAATCCATTAAGCCCAATACAAATTCTACTTGTAAACTTAGCGACAGATGGACTTCCAGCTATAGCACTTGGAGTTGATCCACCAGAGCAGGATATAATGAGGCAGCCTCCAAGAGAGAAAAAAGAAAGTATATTTGCTAGAGGATTAGTTGAAAAAATAACTATTAGAGGGTCATTAATAGGATTATGTACACTATTGTCATTTATGGTAGGAAGATATTATAGGATGAATTTAGAAACCTGTAGAACAATAGCATTGTGTACACTAATAATGTCACAGCTTATACATGTATTTGAGTGTAGATCAGAAAGGCATTCAATATTCCAAATAAAATTACTTACAAATCCATATTTAGTAGCTGCTGTTTCAATATCAATGATATTAATGTGCTCTGTATTATATGTGCCATTCTTGCAAGAGATATTTCACACTGTAGCATTGTCGGTAAAGCAGTGGCTTATTGTAATATTCTTTTCTGGAATTATTGCATTGATCAATAGTGTTTATTTATTAATCAAGACAAAATAA
- a CDS encoding putative manganese-dependent inorganic diphosphatase, whose protein sequence is MENVVYVTGHKNPDSDSICAAYGYAEFKNKTSDLPAVPVRLGNVNPETQFILDYFGVKAPRLLETVKLKVEDLNFDTIKPINGNYSLRMAWNIMRDNHIKSLPVVDDKGGLIGILSISNLTSAYMDIGDNDILAKSKTSIENILDTLSATSIYINEACKVFNGKIVVSAMQPESLKEIVDEGDIAIVGDRPDVHEALIDIKTSLIIITGSHKLAENLLSKAKENGVTVISTPHDSFTASRLLIQSIPVSYVMATKDLISFSKDELADDIKDTMAETRYNSYPVVDEEGKVIGTVSRYHLISNHKKKVIQVDHNERGQSVDGLEEAEVLEIIDHHRVADIQTSNPIFFRNEPLGSSSTIVGKSYFEHNITPSKEVAGLLCGAIISDTLLFKSPTCTEQDKVICRKLAEIAGISSLEDFAKEMFKAGTSLKGKSVSQIFNQDFKPFTMGESKVGVAQVNTMDIEGFMPLKDEMLSFMKSEADKKGYDVVMLLLTDILTEGSQVLVAGERQDYVEKTFNVELKDSMAFLPGVLSRKKQVIPPLTNVINSMK, encoded by the coding sequence TTGGAAAATGTAGTTTATGTAACTGGACACAAAAATCCTGATTCAGATTCTATTTGTGCTGCATATGGCTATGCAGAATTTAAAAATAAGACTAGTGATCTTCCAGCTGTACCAGTAAGACTAGGAAATGTAAATCCAGAAACGCAATTTATTTTAGATTATTTTGGCGTTAAGGCCCCAAGATTATTAGAAACAGTTAAGCTTAAGGTGGAAGATTTAAACTTTGATACAATTAAGCCGATAAATGGAAATTACTCTTTAAGAATGGCATGGAACATTATGAGAGATAACCATATTAAATCTTTGCCTGTAGTAGATGATAAAGGTGGATTAATAGGAATTCTTTCAATTTCAAATTTAACATCAGCCTATATGGACATAGGAGATAATGACATTTTAGCAAAAAGTAAAACATCTATTGAAAATATTTTAGATACACTTTCTGCTACTAGCATATACATAAATGAAGCTTGCAAAGTATTTAATGGAAAAATCGTAGTATCAGCAATGCAGCCGGAAAGCTTAAAGGAAATCGTTGATGAAGGTGATATTGCAATTGTAGGAGATAGACCTGATGTACATGAAGCTTTAATTGATATAAAAACATCACTAATTATAATAACAGGTTCTCATAAACTTGCTGAAAACTTACTCTCAAAAGCTAAGGAGAATGGAGTCACTGTAATTAGCACACCACATGACTCATTTACAGCTTCAAGATTATTAATTCAAAGTATACCAGTAAGTTATGTTATGGCTACTAAAGATTTAATATCCTTTTCAAAGGATGAGTTAGCTGATGATATTAAGGATACTATGGCTGAAACTAGATATAATAGCTATCCAGTAGTTGATGAAGAGGGGAAAGTTATTGGAACTGTTTCAAGATATCATTTAATTTCAAACCACAAGAAAAAGGTTATTCAAGTAGATCATAATGAAAGAGGTCAATCTGTAGATGGATTAGAAGAAGCAGAAGTTCTTGAAATTATAGATCATCATAGAGTTGCTGATATTCAAACAAGCAATCCTATTTTCTTTAGAAATGAACCACTTGGAAGTTCATCAACTATAGTTGGTAAGAGCTATTTTGAACATAATATAACTCCATCTAAAGAAGTTGCAGGCTTATTATGTGGAGCTATAATATCAGATACTCTATTATTTAAGAGCCCAACTTGTACAGAACAAGATAAAGTTATATGTAGAAAACTTGCTGAAATCGCTGGAATATCAAGTCTAGAGGATTTTGCAAAGGAAATGTTTAAAGCAGGAACTTCATTAAAGGGAAAGAGTGTATCACAAATCTTTAATCAAGACTTTAAACCTTTTACAATGGGTGAGTCTAAAGTAGGAGTTGCTCAAGTTAACACAATGGATATTGAAGGATTTATGCCGTTAAAAGATGAGATGCTAAGCTTTATGAAGAGTGAAGCGGATAAAAAAGGGTATGATGTGGTAATGCTTCTTTTAACAGATATTTTAACTGAAGGTTCACAGGTACTAGTTGCAGGTGAAAGACAAGATTATGTTGAAAAAACATTTAATGTTGAATTAAAAGATTCAATGGCATTTTTACCAGGTGTGTTATCAAGAAAGAAACAAGTAATACCACCACTTACTAATGTAATTAATTCAATGAAATAG
- a CDS encoding flagellar hook-basal body complex protein, giving the protein MFNIFAIGKSGMSAYQEKLDYLSNDLVNQQTTGYKSTDVGFKDLLAESLNRRGTPLVNEKAISGTGVKLGVNYANNEQGNLKQTGEKTDLAIDGEGYFAITQSDGTIAYTRDGNFKIDSNGTLVDANGKKVYIEYTNGFSEGNPQLDSKSLSIAKDGTISMNVDGQPTDIGTIPVFTAVGDKSFIPIGNSCFIPASDAQVTMSTNYNIEQGFLEGSNVDPTEAFSDVILTQRAFQLSSKAITTADDMWSMINNMR; this is encoded by the coding sequence ATGTTTAATATTTTTGCTATCGGAAAGAGTGGTATGTCAGCATATCAAGAAAAGCTTGATTATCTTTCAAATGATTTGGTAAATCAGCAAACAACAGGATATAAAAGTACAGATGTGGGTTTTAAAGATCTTTTAGCAGAATCCTTAAATAGAAGAGGAACTCCTCTTGTGAATGAAAAAGCTATAAGTGGTACAGGAGTTAAACTTGGTGTAAACTATGCGAATAATGAGCAAGGAAATTTGAAACAAACAGGTGAAAAGACTGATTTGGCTATTGATGGAGAAGGATATTTTGCAATTACTCAATCTGATGGAACTATAGCATATACAAGAGATGGTAATTTCAAAATAGATTCTAATGGAACTTTAGTTGATGCGAATGGTAAAAAAGTATATATTGAATATACAAATGGCTTTTCAGAGGGAAATCCTCAATTGGATAGTAAGAGTTTATCGATAGCAAAAGATGGAACTATATCAATGAATGTTGATGGACAACCAACTGATATAGGGACTATACCTGTTTTCACAGCAGTTGGCGATAAAAGTTTTATACCAATAGGAAATAGTTGTTTTATTCCAGCTTCAGATGCGCAAGTAACAATGAGTACTAATTATAATATTGAACAAGGTTTTTTAGAAGGATCGAATGTTGACCCAACTGAAGCGTTTTCAGATGTTATATTAACTCAGAGAGCTTTTCAACTAAGTTCGAAGGCAATAACAACTGCAGATGATATGTGGAGTATGATTAATAACATGAGATAA
- a CDS encoding flagellar hook-basal body complex protein, with amino-acid sequence MIRGLYTSVSSLIALQNDQEVTTNNIANVDNTGYKKRALTKSSFNDVMISNRQKLVGDKYVRNNIGDLSLGVKVNDVDTVFTQGSFKATDSMTDFAIDGRGFFVARNGNREVYTRDGNFKINNEGYLITNDGSEVLGINSATGEREPIYIGDSKFTIDGQNNINIDGIGTTDRLLTADFQDYKKLEPLGDNYITTDNPIYDAKVNVRQNFLETSNVDPSAELVKLMEIKRQFETNQKFVKMQDETVQKAANEIGRV; translated from the coding sequence GTGATAAGAGGACTGTATACTTCTGTTTCAAGTCTAATAGCGCTTCAAAATGATCAAGAAGTAACGACTAATAATATAGCTAATGTTGATAATACAGGTTATAAAAAAAGAGCGCTTACCAAAAGCAGTTTTAATGATGTTATGATATCGAATAGACAGAAGCTTGTGGGAGATAAGTATGTTAGAAATAATATTGGCGATTTAAGTTTAGGAGTAAAGGTAAATGATGTAGATACAGTATTTACCCAAGGATCATTTAAAGCTACTGATAGTATGACAGATTTTGCAATAGATGGAAGGGGCTTTTTTGTAGCTCGAAACGGAAATAGAGAAGTCTATACAAGAGATGGAAATTTTAAAATAAATAATGAAGGTTATTTGATTACAAATGATGGAAGTGAAGTGCTGGGCATAAACAGTGCAACCGGAGAGAGAGAGCCAATATACATAGGTGATTCAAAATTCACTATAGATGGACAGAATAATATTAACATTGATGGGATTGGAACAACAGACAGGTTATTAACAGCGGATTTCCAAGATTATAAGAAGTTAGAACCACTTGGTGATAATTACATAACAACTGATAATCCGATTTATGATGCTAAAGTTAATGTTAGACAAAATTTTCTTGAAACATCTAATGTTGATCCTTCAGCAGAGTTGGTAAAACTTATGGAAATAAAGAGGCAATTTGAAACAAATCAGAAATTTGTTAAAATGCAGGATGAAACTGTTCAAAAGGCTGCAAATGAAATAGGACGTGTATAA
- a CDS encoding FliA/WhiG family RNA polymerase sigma factor — protein MEAVAMKEFDGKEQIIQEYIPLVKYIASRVMFGKNKYMEYEDLVSYGMIGLMDALNKFDNTKGMKFSSYASIRIKGAMIDELRKNRPISKGAMDKLNRYNKAIDTLQLELLREPTNIEIAAHLKISLNDVAEIENYINYISMVSLENVIFSDDEDVNLIGIIEDKNSPSPDTYLQEKEQLEILTKAIDLLKEKDRIILNLYYYEGLTLKEIGVVLSVSESRVCQLHSRAIISLRECMKKLHYMD, from the coding sequence ATGGAAGCGGTGGCCATGAAAGAGTTCGATGGAAAAGAGCAGATAATCCAGGAATATATTCCATTAGTAAAATATATTGCTTCAAGGGTTATGTTTGGAAAAAATAAGTATATGGAATATGAGGATTTAGTCAGCTATGGAATGATAGGACTTATGGATGCTTTAAATAAGTTTGATAATACTAAAGGAATGAAATTTTCATCATATGCATCAATAAGAATTAAGGGTGCAATGATAGATGAACTGAGAAAAAACAGGCCCATATCAAAAGGGGCCATGGACAAGTTAAATAGATATAATAAAGCTATTGACACCCTGCAGTTAGAGTTATTAAGAGAACCTACTAATATTGAAATAGCAGCACATTTGAAGATTTCTCTTAATGACGTTGCGGAAATTGAAAATTACATAAACTATATTTCAATGGTATCTCTGGAAAATGTGATTTTTTCAGATGATGAAGATGTAAATCTTATTGGAATAATAGAGGATAAAAATAGTCCAAGCCCTGATACATATTTGCAAGAAAAAGAACAATTAGAAATTTTAACGAAAGCAATAGATTTGCTTAAAGAGAAAGATAGAATCATATTGAATTTATATTACTATGAAGGGCTGACATTAAAGGAGATAGGCGTTGTGTTAAGTGTGTCTGAATCAAGGGTATGCCAGTTACATAGCAGGGCTATTATCAGCCTTAGGGAATGTATGAAAAAGCTGCATTATATGGACTAA